From Staphylococcus sp. M0911, a single genomic window includes:
- the lqo gene encoding L-lactate dehydrogenase (quinone), with translation MAKSDKKDVILIGAGVLSTTFGSMLKEIAPDWNIHLYERLDRPGIESSNERNNAGTGHAALCELNYTVQQPDGSIDIEKAKEINEQFEISKQFWGHLVKSGNIEDPRAFINPLPHISFVRGKNNVKFLKDRYEKIKAFPMFDNIEYTEDIEVMRKWIPLMMKGRQNDGGYMAASKIDEGTDVNYGELTRKMAQHLQETDNVDVKYNHEVVDFTRLSNGKWSVKIKNRNTGDVFEQETDYVFIGAGGGAIPLLQKTGIPESKHLGGFPISGQFIACTNPEVIKQHDAKVYGKEPPGTPPMTVPHLDTRYIDGERTLLFGPFANVGPKFLKNGSNLDLFKSVKPYNITTLLASAVKNLPLIKYSFDQVIMTKEGCMNHLRTFYPEARDEDWQVYTAGKRVQVIKDTEEHGKGYIQFGTEVVNSQDHSVIALLGESPGASTSVSVALEVLEKNFAEYADEWKPLIKKMIPSYGESLIEDEQLMRKIRKQTSKDLKLGFYGEK, from the coding sequence ATGGCAAAGTCTGACAAAAAAGACGTAATTTTAATTGGTGCCGGTGTACTTAGTACAACTTTCGGATCAATGTTAAAAGAAATTGCGCCAGACTGGAATATTCATTTGTATGAACGCTTAGACCGTCCTGGTATTGAAAGTTCTAACGAACGTAACAATGCAGGTACAGGTCATGCTGCGCTTTGTGAATTGAACTATACTGTTCAACAACCTGATGGTTCAATTGATATCGAAAAAGCGAAAGAAATCAACGAACAGTTTGAGATTTCTAAACAATTTTGGGGTCATTTAGTTAAATCAGGAAATATTGAAGATCCACGCGCATTTATTAATCCATTACCTCATATTAGTTTTGTAAGAGGTAAAAATAACGTTAAATTCTTAAAAGATCGTTATGAAAAAATAAAAGCTTTCCCAATGTTCGATAATATCGAATACACTGAAGATATCGAAGTAATGAGAAAGTGGATTCCGTTAATGATGAAAGGTCGCCAAAATGATGGTGGCTACATGGCAGCAAGTAAAATTGATGAAGGTACAGATGTAAACTACGGTGAATTAACACGTAAGATGGCACAACACCTTCAAGAAACTGATAATGTAGACGTAAAATATAATCATGAAGTGGTTGATTTTACACGTTTATCAAATGGTAAATGGTCAGTAAAAATTAAAAACCGTAACACAGGTGACGTGTTTGAACAAGAAACGGATTATGTATTTATTGGTGCTGGTGGTGGCGCAATTCCACTATTACAAAAAACAGGTATCCCTGAAAGTAAACATTTAGGTGGATTCCCAATCAGTGGACAATTCATTGCATGTACCAACCCAGAAGTAATCAAACAACACGATGCCAAAGTATATGGTAAAGAACCACCAGGCACACCACCAATGACTGTACCTCATTTAGATACACGTTATATTGATGGTGAAAGAACATTATTATTCGGACCATTTGCGAACGTAGGTCCTAAATTCCTTAAAAATGGTTCAAACTTAGATTTATTCAAATCTGTAAAACCATACAATATTACAACTCTACTTGCATCTGCAGTTAAAAACTTACCATTAATCAAATATTCATTTGACCAAGTGATTATGACTAAAGAAGGTTGTATGAATCATTTACGTACATTCTATCCAGAAGCACGTGATGAAGATTGGCAAGTTTATACAGCGGGTAAACGTGTACAAGTCATTAAAGATACAGAAGAACATGGTAAAGGTTACATTCAGTTTGGTACTGAAGTAGTAAACTCACAAGACCACTCAGTGATTGCATTATTAGGTGAATCACCAGGGGCTTCAACTTCAGTATCTGTAGCATTAGAAGTTCTTGAGAAAAACTTCGCTGAATATGCTGATGAATGGAAACCATTAATTAAGAAAATGATTCCATCATATGGAGAATCATTAATTGAAGATGAACAATTAATGAGAAAAATCCGCAAACAAACTTCTAAAGACCTTAAATTAGGTTTCTATGGAGAAAAATAA
- a CDS encoding FAD-dependent oxidoreductase has translation MKYIIVGTSHAGYEVIQTLLKEDKGADIHVYESGDKPSFLSCGIQSYLEDVSPSLDSLHYANEQSYKDQGVNIHVNSTVTDIDTEQKVITVNQNGNTEQVNYDKLFLSPGGKPVTPPVEGIDQYNHVLFMRGRDWADQVKSRMSNAKKAVVVGGGYIGVEAAEAFAKAGIQTKVIDVADRILSTYLDQEFTDILEDNAKEHGLEFIGGETVQSLNGDEQGNVTKVITDKNEYEADTVLFAVGVQPATDWLEGKIDLGKKGVITINHHQQTSAKDVYAGGDATLVPFAPVEEDRYIALATNSRRQGVTAAKNMLGHDMTMPRVSGTSELQLFDYKFGQTGIHGTEKDNYDGNLGQKYVKELIRPKFMQDEIPVHMKIIYDEDSHKILGAQLMSKENITESINTMSIAISAGYTLEQLAVQDFFFQPDYDRPWNYLNVLAQQALDDTFGSDQMLF, from the coding sequence ATGAAATACATCATTGTTGGTACATCTCATGCTGGATATGAGGTCATCCAAACATTACTTAAAGAAGACAAAGGTGCCGATATACATGTATATGAAAGTGGTGACAAACCTTCTTTCCTATCTTGTGGTATACAAAGTTACTTAGAAGATGTATCACCATCTCTCGATTCACTACACTATGCGAATGAACAATCATATAAAGATCAAGGCGTTAATATTCATGTTAATAGCACCGTTACTGATATAGATACTGAACAAAAAGTCATAACAGTTAATCAAAATGGTAATACTGAACAAGTAAATTACGACAAACTCTTCTTAAGTCCAGGAGGCAAACCAGTCACTCCTCCAGTTGAAGGTATTGATCAATATAACCATGTTTTATTCATGCGTGGCAGAGATTGGGCTGATCAAGTAAAATCACGTATGTCAAACGCCAAAAAAGCAGTTGTCGTGGGTGGTGGTTATATCGGTGTTGAAGCCGCAGAAGCCTTCGCTAAAGCCGGTATTCAAACGAAAGTGATTGATGTAGCGGATCGTATTTTAAGTACGTATTTAGATCAAGAATTTACTGATATTCTTGAGGATAATGCTAAAGAACATGGATTAGAATTTATTGGTGGCGAAACCGTTCAATCCTTAAATGGTGATGAACAAGGTAATGTAACTAAAGTTATCACAGACAAAAATGAGTATGAAGCAGATACAGTACTATTTGCCGTAGGTGTCCAACCAGCAACAGATTGGTTAGAAGGTAAAATAGATTTAGGTAAAAAAGGTGTCATTACTATTAATCATCATCAACAAACATCTGCTAAAGATGTCTATGCTGGTGGCGATGCAACACTTGTCCCATTTGCACCAGTTGAAGAAGATCGCTATATTGCTTTAGCAACCAATTCACGTCGACAAGGTGTCACAGCAGCTAAAAATATGTTAGGCCATGATATGACAATGCCACGTGTTTCTGGTACCTCTGAATTACAATTGTTTGATTATAAATTTGGTCAAACAGGTATTCATGGTACTGAAAAAGATAATTATGATGGAAACTTAGGACAAAAATATGTCAAAGAACTTATTCGTCCAAAATTCATGCAAGATGAAATCCCTGTACACATGAAAATAATTTATGATGAAGATAGTCATAAAATTTTAGGTGCACAGCTAATGTCTAAAGAGAATATCACTGAATCAATCAACACAATGTCCATTGCGATTTCAGCTGGTTATACTTTAGAACAACTTGCAGTACAAGACTTCTTCTTCCAACCTGACTACGACAGACCTTGGAATTACTTAAACGTACTTGCTCAACAAGCATTAGATGACACATTCGGTAGTGACCAAATGTTATTTTAA
- a CDS encoding NAD(P)/FAD-dependent oxidoreductase yields MKKQRIGIIGAGPGGLMLGLLLQQQGHDVSIYEKASPDSNQKRGGSLDIHEESGQLALKEADIFERFQALARVEGEDTRVLGKDGTVYFEEIGQGTGDRPEIDRGKLCDIIIEKLKEDTIQYGYTYQSLTELDNGKVTLQFLEDEVQQFDVVVGADGAFSKVRNDVAHVDVTYNDISMIELNIDDVVNKHPDLAQINSNGSLVALGDYKGILGQFTGNGRIKVYVAFRMPSEKLDDYKALSVGELKEQLLEDFSDWDEDLKKYIKYASDDVMCRRIYKLPIGFKWDNHPHITLIGDAAHVMSPFAGEGVNMALYDAYLLAKSIERNEDLQTALKQYEEAMYESSAPRAQESQDNLELMFSENSAQKFGDFFNQAFDEA; encoded by the coding sequence ATGAAAAAACAAAGAATTGGAATTATAGGTGCAGGTCCAGGAGGATTAATGTTAGGTTTGCTACTTCAACAACAAGGACATGACGTTTCAATATATGAAAAAGCGAGTCCAGATTCAAATCAAAAAAGAGGGGGCTCTCTTGATATACATGAAGAAAGTGGCCAATTAGCATTGAAAGAAGCAGATATATTCGAACGATTCCAAGCATTAGCCCGTGTAGAAGGGGAAGATACACGTGTGCTAGGTAAAGATGGCACTGTTTATTTTGAAGAAATAGGTCAAGGAACAGGCGATCGTCCTGAAATTGATCGAGGTAAACTATGTGATATTATTATTGAAAAGCTTAAAGAAGATACGATTCAATATGGCTATACGTATCAATCTTTAACAGAATTAGATAATGGTAAAGTAACTTTACAATTTTTAGAAGATGAAGTGCAACAGTTCGACGTGGTTGTCGGTGCTGACGGCGCGTTCTCGAAAGTAAGAAATGATGTTGCACATGTAGATGTAACTTATAATGATATTTCAATGATTGAATTGAATATTGACGATGTTGTCAATAAACATCCAGACTTAGCTCAAATCAATAGTAATGGTAGCTTAGTCGCATTAGGAGATTATAAAGGTATATTAGGCCAGTTTACTGGTAATGGCCGTATTAAAGTATATGTTGCATTCCGCATGCCAAGTGAAAAGCTTGATGATTACAAAGCATTATCAGTAGGTGAGTTGAAAGAACAATTACTTGAAGATTTCTCTGATTGGGATGAAGATCTTAAAAAATATATCAAATATGCTAGCGATGACGTGATGTGTAGAAGAATTTATAAATTGCCTATTGGTTTCAAATGGGACAATCATCCACATATTACTTTAATTGGTGATGCAGCGCATGTCATGAGCCCATTTGCAGGTGAAGGTGTTAATATGGCGCTATATGATGCTTATTTACTAGCTAAATCTATAGAACGCAATGAAGATTTACAAACGGCATTGAAACAGTATGAAGAAGCAATGTATGAAAGTTCGGCACCAAGAGCACAAGAGTCACAAGATAACTTAGAATTAATGTTTAGTGAAAATAGTGCACAAAAATTTGGTGATTTTTTCAACCAAGCTTTTGATGAAGCATAA
- a CDS encoding PadR family transcriptional regulator produces MFNRNNNRLNRGMRHFEGFDMNRGQGRGPGQFGDFRQMNGRDRFFKKGNLQFVILEMLKEEPRHGYQIIKDLEEKFKGFYSPSPGSVYPILQMLEDRDFVTITKDGNKKVYSITEEGQQFVEENKENSDFSERMSQFENVDFEEMKQSREKLHDLFHLFMKASKESMQDNDKKEQLDKIIKETKEKLEQLSK; encoded by the coding sequence ATGTTTAATAGAAATAATAATCGTTTAAATAGAGGTATGAGACATTTTGAAGGATTTGACATGAATAGAGGCCAAGGTAGAGGGCCAGGTCAGTTTGGAGACTTTAGACAAATGAATGGTAGAGATAGATTCTTCAAAAAAGGAAACTTACAATTTGTAATTTTAGAAATGTTAAAAGAGGAACCAAGACATGGTTATCAAATTATTAAAGATTTAGAAGAAAAATTTAAAGGTTTTTATTCTCCAAGTCCAGGTTCAGTGTATCCTATTTTACAAATGTTAGAAGACAGAGATTTTGTTACAATCACTAAAGATGGCAATAAAAAAGTGTATTCAATTACAGAAGAAGGTCAACAATTTGTTGAAGAAAACAAAGAAAATAGTGATTTTTCAGAACGCATGTCACAATTTGAAAATGTAGACTTTGAAGAAATGAAACAATCACGCGAAAAATTACATGATTTATTCCATTTATTTATGAAAGCTTCAAAAGAATCTATGCAAGACAATGATAAAAAAGAACAGTTAGATAAGATTATAAAAGAAACAAAAGAGAAATTAGAACAATTATCTAAATAG
- a CDS encoding fructose bisphosphate aldolase has product MNKEQLEKMKNGKGFIAALDQSGGSTPKALKEYGVNEDEYSNDDEMFKLVHDMRTRVVTSPSFSADKILGAILFEQTMDREVEGKYTGDYLADKGVVPFLKVDKGLAEEQNGVQLMKPIDDLDETLDRANERHIFGTKMRSNILELNEQGIKDVVEQQFEFAKKIIAKGLVPIIEPEVNINAKDKAEIENVLKDELKKGLDSLDSDQLVMLKLTIPTQPNLYKELAQHPNVVRVVVLSGGYSRDEANKLLKDNDELIASFSRALASDLRASQSQEEFDKALGDAVDSIYDASVNKN; this is encoded by the coding sequence ATGAATAAAGAACAATTAGAAAAAATGAAGAATGGTAAAGGATTTATCGCTGCATTAGACCAAAGTGGCGGTAGTACCCCTAAAGCACTTAAAGAATATGGTGTTAACGAAGATGAATATAGCAATGACGATGAAATGTTCAAACTTGTTCATGACATGCGTACTCGCGTGGTGACTTCACCATCATTCTCAGCTGATAAAATCCTAGGTGCAATTCTTTTCGAACAAACAATGGATCGTGAAGTTGAAGGTAAATATACTGGAGACTATTTAGCTGATAAAGGCGTTGTTCCTTTCTTAAAAGTTGATAAAGGTTTAGCTGAGGAACAAAACGGTGTTCAATTAATGAAACCAATTGACGATTTAGACGAAACATTAGATCGTGCTAATGAACGTCATATTTTTGGTACTAAAATGCGTTCAAACATTTTAGAATTAAACGAACAAGGTATCAAAGATGTTGTTGAACAACAATTTGAATTCGCTAAAAAAATTATTGCTAAAGGTTTAGTACCAATTATTGAACCTGAAGTAAATATCAATGCTAAAGATAAAGCTGAAATTGAAAATGTCTTAAAAGATGAACTTAAAAAAGGTTTAGATAGCTTAGACAGTGATCAATTAGTAATGCTTAAATTAACTATCCCAACTCAACCTAACTTATATAAAGAATTAGCTCAACATCCAAATGTTGTACGTGTTGTAGTACTTTCTGGTGGTTACAGCAGAGATGAAGCTAACAAATTATTAAAAGATAACGATGAACTTATCGCAAGCTTCTCACGTGCATTAGCTAGTGACTTAAGAGCTAGTCAATCTCAAGAAGAATTCGATAAAGCATTAGGTGACGCTGTAGATTCAATCTACGATGCATCAGTTAATAAAAACTAA
- a CDS encoding 6-phospho-beta-glucosidase, with amino-acid sequence MSKLPNDFLWGGALAANQFEGGYDQGGKGLSVIDVMTAGEHGKAREITQEVEANKYYPNHEGIDFYHRYKEDVKLFSEMGLKCLRTSIAWTRIFPNGDEEEPNEEGLKFYDDLFDELLKYDIQPVITLSHFEMPLHLAREYGGFKNRKVADFFAHFAETVFQRYKDKVKYWMTFNEINNQMDLNNPLFLWTNSGVLLSEEDNKEEVLYQVAHNELIASAKAVKIGKDINPEFEIGAMISHVPIYPYSCNPKDMLEAEIAGRMRFFFPDVQVRGYYPGYATKMFERENINIGWLEGDDQILQEGTVDYIGFSYYMSTVVKHDSNSSVEDNVVNGGLPNSVENPYIQTSDWGWAIDPVGLRFTLNVLYNRYQIPLFIVENGFGAVDEMDEKGNIHDDYRIQYLKEHIEAAIDAVDQDGVDLMGYTPWGIIDIVSFTTGEMKKRYGLIHVDRDNKGQGTLERTKKDSFEWYRNVIESNGERL; translated from the coding sequence ATGTCTAAATTACCTAATGATTTTTTATGGGGTGGCGCATTAGCGGCTAACCAATTTGAAGGTGGCTATGATCAAGGCGGAAAAGGGCTTAGTGTGATTGATGTGATGACAGCAGGTGAACACGGAAAAGCACGTGAAATCACACAAGAAGTAGAAGCAAACAAGTATTATCCTAACCACGAAGGCATTGACTTTTATCATCGTTATAAAGAAGATGTGAAATTATTTAGTGAAATGGGATTAAAATGTTTACGTACGTCTATTGCTTGGACACGTATTTTCCCTAATGGAGATGAAGAAGAACCTAACGAAGAAGGACTAAAATTTTATGATGACTTATTTGATGAATTATTAAAATATGATATTCAACCAGTCATTACGCTATCGCATTTTGAAATGCCATTACACCTTGCTAGAGAATATGGTGGATTTAAAAATAGAAAAGTAGCAGATTTCTTCGCTCACTTTGCAGAAACAGTATTTCAACGTTATAAAGATAAAGTGAAATATTGGATGACATTCAATGAAATTAATAACCAGATGGATTTGAATAATCCTCTCTTTTTATGGACAAACTCTGGTGTGTTATTATCCGAAGAAGATAATAAAGAAGAGGTATTATATCAAGTCGCACATAATGAACTCATCGCAAGTGCCAAAGCTGTCAAAATTGGTAAAGACATTAATCCTGAATTTGAAATAGGCGCAATGATTTCACATGTACCTATTTATCCATATAGTTGTAATCCTAAAGATATGTTGGAAGCGGAAATTGCAGGTAGAATGCGTTTCTTCTTCCCAGATGTGCAAGTTAGAGGGTATTACCCAGGTTATGCTACGAAAATGTTTGAAAGAGAAAATATTAACATAGGTTGGCTTGAAGGAGACGACCAAATTTTACAAGAAGGTACAGTCGATTACATTGGATTTAGCTATTATATGTCTACAGTAGTTAAACATGATAGTAATAGTAGTGTAGAAGATAACGTTGTGAACGGTGGCTTACCTAATTCAGTTGAAAATCCTTATATTCAAACTAGTGATTGGGGTTGGGCAATTGATCCGGTAGGTTTAAGATTCACATTGAATGTATTATATAATCGTTATCAAATTCCATTGTTTATAGTCGAAAATGGCTTTGGTGCAGTTGATGAAATGGATGAAAAAGGAAATATACATGATGACTACCGTATTCAATATTTAAAAGAACATATTGAAGCCGCAATTGATGCAGTCGACCAGGATGGTGTTGACTTAATGGGTTATACACCTTGGGGTATTATAGATATTGTATCTTTCACTACTGGAGAAATGAAAAAACGATATGGTTTAATCCATGTTGATAGAGATAATAAAGGACAAGGTACACTCGAACGCACGAAAAAAGATTCTTTTGAATGGTATAGAAATGTGATTGAATCTAATGGAGAACGGTTATAA
- a CDS encoding topology modulation protein gives MITLLLYQYQLSKYMSLPLYHLDQINWKDDNQTIEQDELINEIKDILIQQYWIIDGNYIDTLELRVSHAEVVIWLQEKRVTCIWRVLKRYFLHVICKQTIGKNPKTMSLSFLKFIWDFPKINDEQIKKVQRKYPEKSWVIK, from the coding sequence ATGATAACTTTATTACTTTATCAATATCAACTGTCTAAATATATGAGCTTGCCTCTTTATCATTTGGATCAAATCAATTGGAAAGATGATAATCAGACGATAGAACAAGATGAATTGATTAACGAAATCAAAGATATCTTGATACAACAATATTGGATTATTGATGGTAATTATATAGACACATTAGAACTGAGAGTAAGTCATGCTGAAGTTGTTATTTGGTTACAAGAAAAAAGAGTGACGTGTATATGGAGAGTACTAAAACGGTATTTCCTACATGTCATTTGTAAGCAAACGATTGGAAAGAATCCTAAAACAATGAGTCTATCATTTTTAAAATTTATCTGGGATTTTCCAAAGATTAATGACGAACAAATAAAGAAGGTACAACGTAAGTACCCTGAGAAATCATGGGTCATCAAATAA
- a CDS encoding YciI family protein, with the protein MSYYLVKFVHTDMKGWQQHIRDHVIYLYQLVESGDLLVSGPVENEDKSKLEAYLVLKANNEDQLMSLLKADPFWKEGLVADYTIEQWTPMFGKPENIEITSPIEED; encoded by the coding sequence ATGTCTTATTATTTAGTGAAATTTGTTCATACAGATATGAAAGGCTGGCAACAGCACATACGTGATCATGTTATTTATTTATATCAGCTCGTTGAATCTGGTGACTTATTAGTATCAGGTCCAGTCGAAAATGAAGATAAAAGCAAATTAGAGGCGTATTTAGTACTCAAAGCAAATAATGAAGACCAATTAATGTCATTACTCAAAGCTGATCCGTTTTGGAAAGAAGGATTAGTGGCAGATTATACGATAGAACAATGGACACCTATGTTTGGTAAGCCAGAAAATATCGAGATAACTAGTCCTATAGAAGAAGATTAA